In the Sarcophilus harrisii chromosome 1, mSarHar1.11, whole genome shotgun sequence genome, one interval contains:
- the HSBP1L1 gene encoding heat shock factor-binding protein 1-like protein 1 isoform X3 encodes MADTDTSTELDLSEFADDLLQELQVHFQALTETITLKMEEMGNRIDDLQNNVTDLMVEAGIQNTKNK; translated from the exons ATGGCAGACACCGATACCTCAACCGAGTTGGATCTCTCCGAGTTT gcGGATGATTTACTACAGGAACTTCAGGTACATTTTCAGGCTCTGACTGAAACAATAACTCTCAAAA TGGAAGAAATGGGGAATCGGATTGATGATTTACAGAACAATGTAACTGATCTCATGGTAGAAGCAGGAAtccaaaatacaaagaataaatg